The genomic interval TGTGGACCAGGTGCGCCACCTCATGCGCCACAACGTAGTCGAGGATCGCTTCCGGGGCCAGGACTAGGCGCCAGTTGAAGCGCAGCCGGCCGTCGGAGGAGCAGCTGCCCCAGCGGCTCTTCATCTCCCGCACCGTGATCTTGCCGGGCTTGCGATCGATGGCTGCGGCCAGGTCATGGGCCTTGGGTGCAATGGTCTCGCGCGCCTCGCGCTTGAGGAAGTCGGCGACCCGCCGTGCCAGATGCTCGGGCCGGCCCGAGACGAAGACGCGGTCGTCCTGGCACCAGGCGCCGCCCCGGCCCTCGGGGAGGTGGTGGATCACGTGCGGACGGCCGAGCAAGGGGATCCGGGCGCCGGGGGCGAAGGGAATCCGGGGCGGCAGGCCGGCGAGCTTTGATTCCAGCCAGTCGGCGTGCTTGCTTGCGAAACGCAGCCCCGTCTTGACCGAGATTCCGGGTGGTAGGGTCAGGCGGACCCCGCCTCTAGCGCCGTCGATCGCCAGGGCGATGTGGCGCGCGCGCGGATGGACGCGCACGGCGAGGGGGACCTCACGGTCACCGACCCACAAGATGTTGGGTGCCTTTCCGTCCCGAGGCATGTATTTGGTATAGCGAGCGCGGAATCCGGCGGCAAGTATCGGATTCGGCTAGCCCTCGGGCTCCGCCTGCCCAGCCAGCGCCGCAAGGGCCGTGCCGTCGAGCTCGAGGATCCGCGCGTCCTCGTCCCGGGCGCCGAGGGCGGCGTAGAAGTCCCGCGCGTTGCGGTTGGCCGAGACCACGCCCCACCACAGACTGACCGCTCCGGTCGCCACGG from Kiloniellales bacterium carries:
- a CDS encoding SprT family zinc-dependent metalloprotease, yielding MRVHPRARHIALAIDGARGGVRLTLPPGISVKTGLRFASKHADWLESKLAGLPPRIPFAPGARIPLLGRPHVIHHLPEGRGGAWCQDDRVFVSGRPEHLARRVADFLKREARETIAPKAHDLAAAIDRKPGKITVREMKSRWGSCSSDGRLRFNWRLVLAPEAILDYVVAHEVAHLVHMDHSRRFWRIVDRLCPDAPTARRWLAKNGNGLMRYG